Proteins encoded within one genomic window of Haematobia irritans isolate KBUSLIRL chromosome 5, ASM5000362v1, whole genome shotgun sequence:
- the LOC142239484 gene encoding uncharacterized protein LOC142239484 — MAAFALRITTSINSHIILYISKLLTSRKDDYSNNKLVIVTQSYDLQLHRTASRRFDIEVHNLTCTSYGNVVKEKGCEFSKLATSRYEVNIFFILNRNLHQDADVRSVIKINPLRSERILPFVDLKINICDLLNAQKLSLPLASAVVKELMKRFTTPVTCPIKGNFLYNISGFKITETLFPTYTLLTKYNLSMNFYERNELFATLILHGATVPKSNN; from the exons ATGGCTGCTTTCGCATTGAGGATCACTACTTCTATAAATTCTCATATAATATTGTATATCAGCAAATTGCTTACATCCCGCAAAGATGATTATTCAAACAACAAACTTGTCATCG TCACCCAGAGCTATGACCTACAACTCCATAGA ACAGCTAGTAGACGTTTTGATATTGAAGTTCATAACCTCACATGCACTTCATATGGTAATGTCGTAAAGGAGAAAGGCTGCGAATTTTCCAAACTTGCTACAAGTCGCTATGAAGTCAATATCTTTTTCATATTAAATCGCAATTTACACCAAGATGCTGACGTGCGAAGCGTAATAAAAATCAACCCTTTGAGAAGTGAAAGAATTTTGCCATTCGTAGActtgaaaattaatatttgtgatCTACTTAATGCACAAAAATTATCTTTACCCTTGGCAAGTGCTGTGGTCAAAGAGTTGATGAAAAGATTTACCACACCAGTAACATGTCCCATAAAAGGA aattttttatacaacATATCTGGATTCAAAATTACCGAAACACTTTTTCCTACATATACACTGTTGACTAAGTACAATCTATCAATGAATTTTTACGAAAGAAACGAATTGTTTGCTACTTTGATATTGCATGGAGCAACCGTCCCAAAATCGAATAATTGa